A stretch of DNA from Chanos chanos chromosome 11, fChaCha1.1, whole genome shotgun sequence:
tatgccatttcggacacagcctatgGCACTGTTTACTGGGGATTTGGGCCAGAGGGCCGATCCAGGGTCTATGGAACTGTTTATAGGGGATTTGGGCCAGACTGGGCCGACACAAGGCCTATATATGCAAAAGAGCCCTCCAGGGTAAGCCAGTTGACTGGGTGCTGAAATGCGATAAATCTGATATGACACACAAACGATAATgagcggtaaaaaaaaaaaaaaagcactggtAGTGCTCACAGAGAATTTGTTTTTATACTTGCGGTCTGAGAAGGGCACTTGTGTACCTTCAGCAAAAAGGCATCAAGTTATTACATTACCACCCCAGGAGGACGAGCGTATTTCACAGGCCATCTTTCATCACACTGAAAAACGCCAGGGAcagcaaaagtaaaagtagaagtactcttgctaaaaaaaaaaaaaaaaagaactaagtAGAGATAAACTGACAACCtgttttgtaaagtgtaagtgagcGACTATTTTAATCTtacttaaacattttttttaggagggatattttaactctacctagagtaatttttatttatttattatttttagcAAAAGagcttctacttttacttttcccatctttgaaaaaaatgcaacagatGTCACTCTGAAATCACTCACATAAAGACTACAGGAGGAAACACAGGCACTAAACCTGTGTCAGGCGATACCACACCACAGCATCTCTGTTCACACCATGACCCGTCCTTGTCAGAGGACCAAGATCAAATGAACAATAAGACTAATGAGCATCCAAACAGTGTAGGGAAGACAAGGCGACTAGATGACTCCCCGGATGAACGCTGGTCTCCACCTgtggtaaacacagagagaggatcatGAGGGTAGTTATTCTGTGCTAAGTTTATATTTTAGAGCACAGGGAAAACCTAAGGGCTCTTGTTTGATATATACTAATACAAAGGCACTAAAGCATCGTAAAGGAACGTTGATATGATCACGTGGGTGCTCTGAGTATGAAGCTGGTTCAGTTTAAGCAGACTGTTGAACTGTTCAGGctgtgtctccctctagtgACAAGACTATGGAATGACTTCACATTCGTGAGAAAATGTATCTTCAACGGACAGTTCAACAGCCTCGGGGTGGCCGCTGGTCTTCTTGCCGGCCTTCAGGTAATAGCAGCGATATAACCCACTATCTGATGGACGGACTTCGTTGATGGTCAGCGAAAGATCACCGTCTCTATAACTCGTGGTTGACACGGAAATTCTTCTCTCTAAATCCGTACCGAATGTGGAATTTCCATCTCGGGCCTGCGCCACTTGTTGTCCATCTTTTTCccacaaaatgtaaatattagcATCTGgtgaatgtttttctgtgtctgcgtTGCATGGAAGATTCACTTTTTTCCCTGTTATTGCCTTTACTGGGGAGGGAACTGGGTGAATAAAAAACATACTCTGTCACATACAATGGACTTACTTCGCTCACACATCCACCCTGTTTACACAAGTTCAAAATAATATAGtgatacaaatatatatatatatatatataatatttgaCATACCAATCACATTAAGGCGAATGTCACATACAGCCATGTCGTCACAAGCGCATGTGTACCAGCCCTTGTCGTTGTACACAACAGGATCTAAAGTGAGGGTTACGTCTCCTGAATGTTCGACGGAAATCTTCGCTCGGTTTTCAAAGCCCTTGCCTTCACGGCATCCCCCCTGGCGACACACAGCGACCACGAACCTCTCTTTGAACGTCCATCCAATGACACCAGAACACTCCCTTTTACAAGAGAGAGTAGCGGGTTTGTTCAAATTCACGGTGAGGGTGAGACTTGGAAGTAGTGACgctgtgagaggagagaaaacaatacCAGACAGTATACATGTGAACGTAGGCGGAGACCAGGATCAACTGAAACAGATCTCTCCCACTTAGAAATAAGCAAAACATCAGCAAAgtaattaagtaaataaatttcACTTGAAACAGGCCCCTTACATAGACAGTTATTCGATTGCGACATGAAAAAATGTCTGTCTCCATGCTAGTTTAGTGACTACAATTGATATTCTAAGTAAACATTGAGTAAAAAAATTACTTGTAGAGTCTCCGTAATTTAACACAAGGCCTATTGTTTACAGTCAAGCCAAAAAAGTTCCTAAATGATTTAGCTTCTCAGTGAACATTTGGTGCAGTCTCCAAGCaaaggtggcaaaagtaaaaggaGAAGTactcttgccaaaaaaaaaaaactaagtatccgcgcgcgtgtgtacgtgtgcgtcgGGGGTGTTGCAGTACAAGATAAAGTGTGGCGACACGCACATTAATGGGAAACTCTACATTTCAGGGCACAGCCAATGAAAAGTCAAGCAACCCCATAGCACCAGCAAAAGAAGATCTCTGGTGCCGCCCCTGCATGCACGTAAAATAGGCCTGTTTCACGTGGTCAAATAACACTCGGATTCAGTGGCGATTCTAAACGTTTTTGACTGTGGGGTCTCAAGTGGAGCACTGACTCATTCCAGGGTGCTGGTCAAGGCTTCGAATTGATCCATGGCTAATCATGGGCTAGGATCTTTGGGTGGCAcccggggtggggggggctcgTGCCCTCGAAGCTTTCCCTCTGGCCCCGCTCCTGATCGAATTTGCACGGCATTTCGAACTGTATAACAGACAATTAGTCAAGCATACTGGGTTAATTCGCATGatttattaacataaaacaGATAGACCTTTTCAAATGCTTCGAGGGCACGAGCCCCCCTAAAAGGAAACGCGGCTGTGGCGGGAGGGAGGACGGAGgcggaaaaaaaatctcagggATTCTGTGGGGGACCTGAACGGCCGCAGTTAAAAAGAGAcgtcaatcacacacacacattagtggTAATCGATATTTCGATAGCTGATTGTTACACATGGATGAGAGCGTATCTCTTATGTAAAGCGAAACAAGTCCAAAAGTCGATTAAAGCTAAATCATAATGTAAAATGCGTAtggctgtgtgcatgtgaccaTGCAATACTCAAGCCGTACTGACAAATCTTACCGTAGAGAAGTACAAGACGAAATGGAAGAATCCACGATGATCCAAGAAATAAAGAAGCCATGAGGAAACGGTTTTCAATAAAATCTAGTAAAACACCTTTTTATTCACTAAGACCAGGTAGGCCTATAACGGTGACTTGTTAGTCTGCCATAGAGTCAAAACTGCATTCAGACAGTCGGAGAAACTAGTCTTGTTCTATCGACCGTGAGCAGACTATAAGAGAACTGTTGTAATTCTCTGCAGAGAAGTGATGCTCTGCCTTGTTTATGGTGATAACTGACTTTTGCTACACCCAAATTGTGGTTTACGCACGTTCCCACAACGAACGCGACAAGTAACACTTCATAAAGTTGTCGATGGTGTGGTTTCGACCACTTCCTATTATAGTCTATTATTAGTGGGGACTCTTCAATAGGTACTCACACTTTTGATTTCTCAGTTATGGTTGTGACTTGACAcgtttcttgttgttgttgttgtgtagaaATAATACTAAACTATTAAAATGAGTACTATTTTCAATGACAATAAAACCCTTGGTCAGTTCAAAAACTCTGTCACTAATagtacataaaacaaaatatgtattttatgcGGAGAAGCGCCTCATGGGCCTTGTGATTGTCTTGCGAGGAACCACTGAATGTCCTGCGTGAATGTCAATCAGGCTACGTCATAACGTTAGCGACTCAGCTCAGAAAGGTGCTCTCTGCTAAAATATAAAGTGGGCTAATGTCTACTGGAAACGTTTTGTGCCAGGGCTTTGGATCTGTAACGTTTTGCGGACAAGAGGGCAGAGTACGTTTGAAAtaagtcatcatcatcatcattttctacCGCTTGTCCGGGACCGGGttgcggtggcagcaggctgaggagggtagcccagacatcccttttcCCGgccacatccaccagctcctcctggggagCAAGCCagagaactgttggagaaataatatGCTCCCTAAGATAATCATTGTAGCAATCATGATAACCAATGTAACgataatatattcatttttacagGGGAGAAtcaatgtaaacatttatgTTAAAAGTTATAACTAGTTATAACTATACGATAGTTccctgtgttaaaaaaaaaagaggcctgtgaggccctttaggggccgcatgtgagataaggaaggagcctctgccagagtgttgtagTCCTTATAACACCACATGTAGAGGGTGAAACGTTCAAGGTTTCATGGTACGTCTTATTCCACTAATGAGCAGGGCAGTACATATTGGTGACAGCGTATGCTAGatgtaaaaggaaaataagaaataatgatgtgaCGTAAATCAGAGTTGAGAAggaatctgtgaggctgggccggcagaggcgccccactacaaagagatgaggtaagaTGTATCTTTTATTTCGGAGAGAATATGTATAAaaatcggtgctttgtgagaatgcgTCAGCCACTCTCGGGACCGGCtccgtttgttgtatgctgcactgagttcatgcaataaacgtatactgcatcagactctgaagactttgattattcattttaaaagtaagtgaacagtgtggttggATTCTTCGCCATATCTGGCacaggctgagaattctctcccacagaacattaaaaatagCATTAAGTGCTGACTGTAATAGGTTTATACCATGAATTTCTACAGCTGAGGAAAACTGTGAATTTCACCTCTAAAACAAGCCGCACTCGGACCATGGGAATCGATAGCTCAGACAAAATGTGCTCTGTTCCTGTTTGAGCTAGCGTGAATGACTTTACCGCTGTAAGCCTGGTTTTCTAGCTGTGCTTGATTTATGAATTTGTATAACTGAAATGTATGCCGGAGAAGGTAGTTAAACTGATGTCTGATGTGAATGTCaataacatgtacacacaggcTAATTCACCatgtaataaattatttattagtATTAAGTAAAGCTAAAGCACTGTTCTCTAATTAATAAACAGGCAAGGAAGATGTTCCACttgtagtttaaaaaaatccCTGATTTCAAAGTCCATACCAAAATGTCACCACCCTTCTAATAAGAAAAGGATGGCAAAACTGATCACCCTTACCGAAGTGTTTATGAAACTAAATTGTTTatgaaaacatgaacaaaattAACACATTATTGAAGACATGTTAGGATCGTGTAACACCTCCAGTATACATAACCTggcatttacattacatttgttcatttatcagacacttttatctaaactgacttccaagacaggcagaatacgaACCAAGTATATAGCCAATGTACAActgaatttattcattcattcactcattcattcattttccaagctgcttatcctaattagggttgtggggtgctggagcctatcccagtgctcactgggcaAAAAGAGGGGAAACACCCAgggcaggtcgccagtccatcgcaagACATATACAGATgaacacattcacgcacacattcacacataggggcaatttagtatctccagttcacctgacttacatatctttggactgtgggaggaaaccggagctcccggcgGAAACCCTGACTGAACTTACTTTAATTCAAAACCAGTTACTTATTCCACCTGGCAAATTTCATGGCAGtagaaacacatttaaaataatccCTGTTTAGCTGCTGGTCACACAGGCTTGATcagtctttatttcttttcttggtCTTCATGTGCACAATTACAACTGCTACAATCATCATCAGCTGTCCAATGCCCAGCACTGCAGCGTATATTTGGTATAACTGAGAGGATCCACACGAGATCTTCAAGGTTTctgtgaatgagacagaaagactggGTAACCGGACAGCATTTGAAAAATGGATCTTGTACAGTCACCCACAAACTTGTATTCAATCTACTCATTATGTCAACTTGATCAGAATCTAAAGCGATGTACTTGACCTTGACACCAGAGGGCACACTATGCAACAATAATGTTGCTGAAGTCGGCGAATGGTCTCCACATGAACAGCACAAGTGTGAGTTGCCTTTGTTTTATGTTCTGTTGAATCACATGGTTGCAACAGTTAATTTGCCTTACCTACTGGAGAGTGTTGATCACCCATTTCACATCCAGGGTGAGAGACTAAGAGgaatagtaaaaaaaacagtgtagaGAGGTGATAAGCGTGGTTTTGATTTTCCGGTTAAGCATCAGTAAATCTATGCAAACTAACATCGAAACCTTACCATATAGGTGTGCCCCTTTTCCAAACTGTAGCATTCTGCCGTCCTTAGTGACGCAGTAATAGGAGCCCAAATCTTCCTCTGAGACATTTCTAATTATTAGAGCTATGGATCTGTTCTTAACTGAGCCTGAGAAATGGTTACTGCCCATGCTCCAAACAGTAGACATCTGCCCATCACTGTTTAGGCCAGCGACCACCACCACTTCGGGATCCATCCCGGACCTCACTCTCAGCCATGTAATCTCATGGTGGAAAGAAATGTTGCAGTCCAGTGTCACATAGTCTCCGATCTGGATCTGTTTCAGCTGAAGTGTGAACACAACATTTGGGATCCCGGTAATGACCACTAGGAGCAAAAAGTAGACCACAGAGCTTCACGACATacgtcagagagacagaggcaaaatCCAAACAGAGTTTTTAAGACACGCTCGGTCAACATGAACAAACTTCTCTGAGCGTGCGGATATGCTAAAAACAATGGTTTTGATACTCAAGAAACATGTGAAACATGTCCTTTCTCTGTATTTTCCATGAAAATAAACTCGGTGGCATTACGTACTACACTTTCAAACAGCGGAAGAAGTCGGTAAGTGCAATAACTATATGCTATATTACCCAACTGCACAAGTAATCTTTATGTTTAATAGGGTTGTAAGTTCATTTGATCCATGAATAATCCACTCTTTGACtcctttaactgtgttttacTTGTTATTAAGCTTGGTTAGGTTTATATATCAATTATGTATAAACATCTGCATTATGTACATCAGGCTGAAATCATAGCTGCATAGATCTTAATAAACATCTGTTCTAAGGGACTTTAGTTTTGGATAGAAGCATAAGAGTATACGCAGAAGAAACTGTTACTAAGACAACATGTCCTAAACTCAGAGGTAGCAAAAGCCAAAGTAAATGTacttctgctaaaaaaaatggaaaaaagaaaaaaaaaaaaacctccaggtaGAGTTAAAATACCTCTCCTGAAAAAACAATtaagtaaaatagtcactcacttacactttacaaaaacagttgtcagtttaactctacttagagtactttttttaagAGTATTTCTACTTTTGCTTTTGCCACCTGTGCCTAAACTGCTCGTACTATGAGCGGAGTAATGTAAACATCCAACAAAACAAccattacattaaaaatacacattgtCTCACATTTTCCCATGTATGCAACTGTTACACCTTGTCgtaaacactgaaacacatatAACTCGATTTTAAATGGTATACTCACAGACAATTGgaatcactgaaaacaaaggcaTTTCACAACAGTATGACCAGTGAGTTTCGCTTCAGGTGAAACACTGGACCATCACAGGAAGTGCAACCACAGAAATGTTCCACTGCTCTAGCCCACACACCTCATGATGTCAGCGGGACTGACACAATTCTAAACAAAAACGTAAACAACTGATAGACCTCATCAGTGTGACCAGTTTAAGTTTTTTAAGGTTCCTCTTAATATTCCCTTAgaaattcttcctctttcttttttgttcagcTGCACTATAAATGAACAcaaagtctctttctctcgatGATGCAGCAGGAAACGGGGCCTTTGGTAACGATGAGTATTTTACTCCATCAACACAGCGACAGGAAGAACTGAGAGGGCGACTGTTCTTTCCCCAGGTTTCACACCTCTATAACAAGTGGTCTTCAGTTTCTACATAGCAAGTCTTGATTAGCAAAGGAGTAATCATACAGCATTGTCTAATGTCCGCTGGAGGAAGTCTTTGAAATAGAATTAGTAAAGATGCCCTTAGAATCAAGAACTAGTTTGTGCAAAactcattgtgtttgtgttttaaagaaaaacattcatctgTTCACATTTGTCAGGTACCGTAGGCCAGCGCCGTTGGATTTTAGATGAATTTTGAGATTAGGGATGCGGTTAACGGTAGTGAGGTTAAAGCCTTTTTGGTCAAGTTTCAGCAGGTTTTGTTCTCGCTCAAACTGGTTGACTGACAACCTCAAATTCTACAAAGAAAAGTCTACAAATAAATCTACCCGATGGCGCTGATGCAAGAACGTGTCAAGTAATCCTGAATTCCCAAATACACAGCTCTGCTAGTAAAGCGAGAAAAATTAACTTCATATCGCTCAACtatgtacccccccccctccttttttttttttttaacctcagttTTACCTTGGTAAGGTGTTACGTAACTTCTGGCAATTTGGCCGCAGCTATCTTCTGTTTTGCTGGTATGAAGTCATTAACAGTCAACACATAGATAACATAGATAACAATAACAGTAGATATTACCTGTCTGGACAAAGAGTTAGCACATAGAGAGTCCAGTGACTGTCTGTATAGAGAGGTTAAGAAAGTACTGAAAGATCTGAACAATGACAAGATACAAAGCACGTGGACTGAGAGTGGATGTCCAATCCACCTGCTGGTGCACCTTGTGGTGGGACACTGGAAAAAATTGATCTGTCCCATCAAAAAGAGTTTAGATGTCTATGCGTAGTGATAAGTATTTCTCACCTGTCTACCTGGAGACCAGAGTTTGAGGTCCTGACAGGCAGACATTTTTGTAATGGTTTCACAAGCCCATTTTTCAAATTAGTTATGTCCACTGACAGCATACACAGGAAAGTTTCAACACATTTCAACGTCATTTACTTTTTGAAGCCTTCATGTGgatgggttaaaaaaaagtgatgaaaagcagtgaatgtgttttttaaatgcaaggctttttttgtccatgtggTGTGAAGCAGAAACTAACTAAAACTAGATATATGCCAGTATATCGTTCTCATATATGTATGCTGGAATCTATTCTAAACTAAGTCTTCAATACAATATATGAAATTTCttataatatgaaatattatattttctAAGTGACTCTTACAATTATATTTCACCCTGCAAAACGGTTGTCTGACTTAGTTTCGTGAAAGAAACAAATTCTGACTATCTAGCGAGAACATATCCAAAGTTTACGGTTCAAAATGTCAGATAATCTCGTAGAGACTGGTTTACGATTGCAAACGGTGGACGTGTCGGTGGTCTAAATTTAAATCTACTAATATTCGGCCCACACGGTCCGTTAACTGTCCCATCAAAAATCATCAAAACTGTGGGTAAAAACAGATAATGTGAGTATAAAATCATGAGATCTGTCGGTGTATTCTTTAAACTGAATCCATCGTGTTGATCGTGGTTCATCGCACTTGCAAGGTGTTATCCTTCCGTCAACAGATTTGCCATTTCTGCTGTAAGGGTTAAGGTTAGAATTAGGGCAGTGTTTGTTAAGACATGAGTTAATGAGCTGATGagttaagagacagagagagagagagggagagagagagagagagagatgtgtctaCTCTTTGTCGCTCCATGATGACGTAAGTGTAGAACCGGTTGTACACAGCTAGCAACTCTAGCGTTCTATTTCAACTCGGGACAGGGAGGCAGAATTAGTGTGTTGCTACTAGACCTAAAAAGACGAAAACAGATTACTTTCGTGTCGAAAGAAGTACGAAGGTCTTCTCGTTACATGAATGAAACGGGTAAGGACTTGTCACTCGTGCTGAAAATACGCTTAGGCTAAGTAACTTTTTGCTAGCCAGCTGTCAAACTAAAATGAGGTGACATGCATGCTGGAGTGGATGTGATTACGGCGAGCTATGTATTAGTTTAATAATTTCTTCATTAAGATCGACACAACGACATTGTTGGTTTCTGTAGCTGTCTCGCGGAGGTCTGAAAGAAGCACTTTGCCTTCAGATGTCGGAATCATAATTCGAAACTCTGCTTACTGAGGACATTACATGCATAGCTAAACTGGCTGTCGCTTTTCAGTGTGATAGTCTAGTCCAACGTTCGCTGTCAAGTGCTTCATGGTATCATGCTTCAACCTGCGAACCAGATCGCCCTGTACATATTTCTGGATAGACATATTTCTGGTTTGTATGGCGCCCACATTTCTGTGGTAACGCCCTGTAACATCGTTCTTGTAGCATTGTTGTTCAGTACACAAAATAGTGTCAGGTTCAGCGGAATAACCATTCACCATTGATGCCAACATATAAAGCTCGCAGAGATTTAGttaattgctttattttaccATCAGGAGTTCTCTGGGTGTAGTTGGGAAACAACTGAAGCGTAAAACACATAGTAATTAGCCAAATACATTTTCGCGATAACGCTCATTTATGTAAATAATCGAAAATAAACATAATTCCTAAGGTTCATTTctcttaattgttttattttagaatgGCGGGAGTGTTTGATATCGATCTGGAGTCAGAGGACCTGAGTGACGCGGAGGTGAGAGTTTGaagttgggggaaaaaagctttTGTTCCTATACGATTATTGTAACCTCGCCCTTGCCAATCTTTTGTTGAATGACTTTTCGGAATTTAGATTATTTGCATAAACGTCACGTTTCTTTCTTTGCCTTATAcggtttttctttctgtgtctgtgcatatagGATGAAGTTTGTGGCGATATCCCTGTGGCAGATACTGACAAGTATGTGCTCCGTTTGATGGTACCGTGTGAACTATGGGATATCTCAAGGGAGTTGGTCTTCACAGATAGTTGCATGTAAATTCCTTTTAAAAactccaccctctctttctctctctcgctctctctctctctctctatcagcaCTCTGGCTACAGAGGAGGTGGAGCTCACTAGTGCCAGTGTAAACAGGGACAGTGAGAGGGTTGGTCCAGACTGCTTTGAGCTTCTCACCGTACTAGGAAAAGGAGGTTATGGCAAagtgcgtgtttttgtgtgtgtttctgtttttgtttgtttgtttgtttgttttttctgatcACTACCTCTATACTGGAGTTCATGAATATTCAATACTGTTAAACAATCAGAGTCTCGCTGTATTTTCTTCATTCAGGTTTTTCAAGTGCGGAAAGTACAGGGAGCTCAGACTGGTAAAATATTTGCCATGAAAGTCTTGAAAAAGGTACGAACATTGACAGCAGTCAGGATGTAAGTGTGCTTTTGGCTTTGCTCTTGAGCTCTCCATGTAGATATACCCCTCAAATGATTAGTGGTCTTAATGCTGAAAGAGACAaattttcaaagattttttaagcaaaccccaccccccccccccccaccatcccaCCCCCTTTCCCTTAGGCAAAGATAGTGTGCAATGCTAAGGACACAGCCCACACGCGCGCAGAGCGAGAGATCTTGGAGACTATCAGACACCCTTTTATCGTGGAACTGTGGTATGCCTTTCAGACCGGAGGCAAACTCTACCTCATCCTGGAGTGTCTAAGTGGtaagaggaggtgaagagagtGGATGTTTCTGTGTCCGTCCGAGCGTCtgcgtaagagagagaggggggagagagagagtgcgagtaTTTTTCTTAACGTGACGCTTAATGTCAGCTGTACCCCTGCTGAAATATGCCTTTAGCGTGTTTTGCGTTGGTGATCTGAAtttagactctctctctgtctctctcagtgcttaGTTTTCTTCTTAAACCTCTTTAAGGTGGAGAACTGTTTATGCAACTGGAGAAGGAAGGAATTTTCATGGAAGACACAGCGTGGTAagagaaaggacaaaagaaCGACAGAAGAATGAAAATATGTTAGAATAACAGAAAGAGTTATGTCAGATAAGaaaggagacacagacacaaatttgcattttaaagGTGTTGATGACTGCATTTCTCAGAGGACTggcttctgtctctgtctctgtttttttttttattgacagtTTTTATCTTGGTGAAATAACGTTAGCCCTGGGACACCTCCACGCCAACGGTATCATCTACAGAGATCTTAAACCAGAGAACATTATGCTAAACcatcaaggtgtgtgtgtgtgtgtgtgtgtgtgtgtacttcttaaatacagaaacaaacataagcagtcattttaaaaatactggTAACATTGTGCTTGATTTGACAGGTCTGTCAAATAATTAGAAATATACGTAATTCTTCACCTTGCCTCTAGAGGGCATTAATATCGTACCCCTTCGCATATGAGCACAGTATCGCTGTTCTGTTTAAAGATGGcgctctgtctcctctctcttcagggCACATCAAGCTGACTGACTTTGGCCTGTGTAAGGAGTCCATCCACGACGGGACTGTCACTCACACGTTCTGCGGCACCATCGAGTACATGTGAGTAGAACCTCCTGATGCGGTTGCCGCGGTTGGTTACCAAGGTGACGAGAGAATTAGAGGCAGGAACGGTgatgttacagacacagacgcagaagTGAAAAGAATGCTGAGTTTCAGTGACCTCACAGGAAACCTCTGTTCCAAGAGGACTGGTGAACTTCATTCAGAAGTTTAGTTCGCCTCTCCTACAGTTCCTGTCCCTCTAGGCGGTTGCCTTcatagtttatttgttttctctaagcagcagctcttgtttttttttggcttgttttgaGTAATGTGTTGTTAGAGTGACTCGTTCTGATTCaagtggttgtgtagtgtacacACTACAGTGATTTTATCAGTAAACGTTGTCTTACGCATAGTTGAATGGATGCCAGGTGTTTTTAGTACACACAGTAGACTGCAGAGGTCACTGTGGACACTGCATCTGATATTTTTGAACGTGTCTGTGTATAAGAGTATCTGTTGATAACCATGCCGTATGAATGCAGTTTAACTGAAtggagacagagggggtgagaCAGTAAAACAGAGTGATGTGTACTAAAGCATGTCAAAactcttaaaatgaaaagtctGAGATGCCACTGATCAGCAGCTGAGTCAGATTGTTACCCTCAGAGACTGTGGGTATTTctagtgtgtgttactggtgtgtgttattgatctgtgtatgcgtgtgcatatAAAGTGGGTGTAAACAGAGATTAAAGTTTGTCTGTCATACAGGGCAAGCTGGtgttattggtgtgtgtgtgtgtgtgcgcgcgtgtgtgtgcgtgtttgtgcgtgtttgtgtgtaggcgGAGACAACACACAGGTGTTGTGACAGGTGTCACtgatgcgtgtgtgcgtgtgtttgtaggtgtgtgtgtgtgtgtgtgtgtgtgtatggagataACAGTTGGTGTGTCACACAGGGCTCCAGAGATCCTGACCCGCTCAGGACACAACAGAGCGGTGGACTGGTGGAGCCTGGGAGCCCTGATGTACGACATGATGACCGGCtcggtgagagagacagacagacagacagacacagagagacagacagacagagagagagagagacagacagactgacagagagagagagagaaattagttCAGTGGTAGTATAGATAGTAACAGTATATACTATACAGTTG
This window harbors:
- the LOC115823795 gene encoding Ig kappa chain V-V region T1, producing the protein MSACQDLKLWSPVVITGIPNVVFTLQLKQIQIGDYVTLDCNISFHHEITWLRVRSGMDPEVVVVAGLNSDGQMSTVWSMGSNHFSGSVKNRSIALIIRNVSEEDLGSYYCVTKDGRMLQFGKGAHLYETLKISCGSSQLYQIYAAVLGIGQLMMIVAVVIVHMKTKKRNKD
- the LOC115823948 gene encoding ribosomal protein S6 kinase beta-2-like, which codes for MAGVFDIDLESEDLSDAEDEVCGDIPVADTDNTLATEEVELTSASVNRDSERVGPDCFELLTVLGKGGYGKVFQVRKVQGAQTGKIFAMKVLKKAKIVCNAKDTAHTRAEREILETIRHPFIVELWYAFQTGGKLYLILECLSGGELFMQLEKEGIFMEDTACFYLGEITLALGHLHANGIIYRDLKPENIMLNHQGHIKLTDFGLCKESIHDGTVTHTFCGTIEYMAPEILTRSGHNRAVDWWSLGALMYDMMTGSPPFTAENRKKTIDKILKGKLNLPPYLTPDARDMIKKLLKKNPTQRLGSSKADCADIQKHHFFRHVNWDDLLNKRIEPPYRPSLQSEEDVSQFDSRFTRQTPVDSPDDTTLSTDNTFAGFTYVAPSVLESLKEGFSFEPKARHVRRHNSSPHTPISPLKFSLTEPFKTSMDGDIVSPVQSPPFPTETNCVTQPIRTPGRNKKQKGHRSGR